The window AATTTTCGCGAAATCGTGGAAGAAGTCGGCTATTGGGAAGATCGACAGTGGAAGGAATGTCCGCCCCATTCCCGAGTAATGGAGTTTGATTTTCCCGAAGTCGGCACGCGGAAGGTTTATCTCATGGGCCATGATGAGCTTCATTCTCTTCCCAGCCATATTGATGCCGAGCATATCCGTTTCTGGATGGGCTTTAGTGAGCATTATCTCAATTGCTTTAATACCCTAAAAAATATAGGTTTGCTTAACCATAAGCCGGTGATAACGGATGAGGGACAGGTGGTGGTTCCTCTCAAGGTCCTCAAGGCCTGCTTGCCCAACCCTTCCTCTTTGGCTCCTGAGTATACCGGGAAGACCTGTATAGGCAATTTGATTACAGGAGAAAAGGATGGAAAAGAAAAATCTATCTTTCTCTATAATATTTGTGATCATCAGCAATGTTATGAAGAGGTTGGTGCCCAGGCGATATCCTATACAGCGGGCGTTCCTCCGGTTGCCGCAGCGCTTTTGGTTGCCGATGGTCGGTGGGACGTGCAAGAGATGAAGAATGTAGAGGAGCTTGATCCAGACCCTTTTTTGGAGCTGCTTGATAAAATAGGTTTGTCTACTCAATTGCGATATATAAAAGGGAAAAATAATGTTGTTGATAAAAACCTATATTGATAAGAGCCCTATTCATGGAATCGGTGTTTTTGCAAGCGAGTTTATCAAAAAAGGAACAGTTATATGGGAGTTTAATCCTCTCGTAGATATAATCTTAACCCCGGATCAATTTAAAGAACTTCCTGAGGTGATGCAGGAGTTTGCCGAATACATTTCTATCCCTTACCCCTATGGTGCGGATAATTACTGCTTATCCCTTGATAACGGGCAGTATATGAACCACAGCTTTGATCCTAATATGGGGCCGTGCCCAGAAAGAGGCGTTGTCGATATCGCTTTACGGGATATACCGAAAGGAGCAGAAGTGATGGTTGATTATTCTGTGGAGGATCATCGTACTGACTGGGCTGAATTATTTAAGGAATGAACAAGGTAGGGATACGCAAGGCAGAAGTCTATAGACTACTTTGTTGCTTTCTTATTGTTTTTCGACGCCCTGCGTATTATAGCAGGGTGCAGCGAGCCATTTCTCACGGCAAGTGGAGCATACCTCTTGCCTGAGTACATACGAATTAACCGGGCAAAATTCTTTGCCCGAATTTTTTTTATTATATAAGAGTAGATAAGAGGAATTGAGAATGTCTTTAAAATTTAATCCTGCTGCGTCTGAACTGACTGCTGAGGAAATCGCAACCTTGAAGGAGATGCGCACTCGTTGTGCAAAGCGCATCCTGCTGTCCACGTCTTTGGCAGCATCCGGTCATCCCGGTGGATCGCTTTCTTCTCTGGATATGTTGTTGGTGGCCTATGGTTTGATAAACCATGATCCCTCCAACCCCCGTATGGCAGAGCGTGATCGGATGGTGGAGTCTATCGGCCATATTTCTCCAGGTGTCTATAGTGTGTTGGCCGAGAACGGCTATTTTTCTGAAGAGGATTTTCTGATCGGCTTCCGTCGCACCGGCTCTGGTTTTCCTGGTCATGTCGAGTCCATCGTGCCTGGCGTGGAATGGGATACCGGCAATCTGGGCCAGGGCCTGTCGACCGCAGTGGGTATGGCCCATGCCTTTAAGATCCAGGGTAAGAAGAATCGGGTGTTCTGCCTGATGGGTGATGGTGAGCAGCAAAAGGGCCAGATCACTGAGGCCATTCGCCATGCGGTTAAGTACAAACTGGATAACCTGACCGTGCTTATTGATCGTAACCAGCTCCAGATCTGCGGCAGCACAGAGGATATTATGCCCCAGTGCATGCAGAAATTATACGGCGGCCTGGGATTCAATCCCGTTGTTGTGAAAGAGGGCCATGACTATCAGGCTCTGTATCAGGCCATGCGGGATGCTTACCGTAATATCAGCGGGGTGCCTACGGTATTGGTGGTGAAGACCGTGATGGGCAAGGGCATTTCCTTTATGGAGAACAAGGCCAAGTACCACGGTTCTCCGCTACCCCCGGATATGCTGGCTGATGCCCTGGCAGAGCTGGGTGTGGAAAATGATTTTGAGCAGTGGAAAGAACGACGCAATGAGCCGGTAAGCACAGCAACCATCATGCCGCCCCGTGCTGATTATCCCGATGTTAAACCGGGTGAACCCATTGTTTACGCTGCTGATGAAAAAACAGATTGTCGTTCCGGTTACGGAAATGCTCTGTTAGGACTGGCTGAGGCCAATAATATGCCGGACCAGCCACCGGTGATTACCGGGGTATCCTGTGATCTGGAAGGCTCTGTGAAGATGGGTGATTTTCATAAACATTCACCGGGTGGCTACCTGGAGCTGGGGATTCAGGAGCATCATGCTGCGGCCACAGCCGGGGCTATGAGCTGTGAGAATATGGTCACCTTCTTTTCCACCTTTGGTTCCTTTGCTGTCTCTGAGGTCTATAATCAGAATCGCTTGAACGACTTTAATCACGCGAATATCAAGGTGGTGGCTACCCATGTGGGTCTGGATGTGGGCGAGGACGGCCCCACCCACCAGTGTATTGATTACCTGGGCCTGATGAAAAACTACTTTCGTTTTTCTGCTTTTATTCCCTGTGACCCCAACCAGACCGACCGGATTATTCGCTATATCGCCACCCAGCCGGGCAATCATTTTGTTGGTATGGGGCGTTCGAAAACCCCGACCATCACCAAAGAAGATGGTTCTGTCTTTTACGATGCCGACTACGTGTTCACACCGGGTAAAGCAGACTGGCTGCGTCAGGGAACCGATGCCACCATCATTACCTACGGCGCGGTCACCCCGGCCTGTATTGAGGCTTGGCAGATTCTGAAGGATGCGGGAAAATCCGTGGGTGTGCTCAATATGGCCTCCCTGATTCCTTTGGATGAGCAGGCTGTTGCCGATGCTGCTACAATCGGCCCCATTGTCACGGCGGAGGATCATCATGCAGACACCGGTCTGGGTGCTTCTGTTGCTATGACCTTGATGGACAAGGGCCTTTCTCCAAAATTACGTCGCCTTGGGGTAAAGCAGTATGGTGGGTCTGGTAGCCCGGCAGATCTGTACAAACAGCAGGGCTTGGATGGTGCGTCCATTGCAGCCACTGTGCAGGAATTGCTTGGCTGATTCCAGTTGCCTGTTCCGGGATCTCCTGTAGGGGCATGGCGCGTCGTGTCCCCTACAAAAATCCAATATTCAGGGCAGGCGTAGGGGCTTGCCCCTGCATCCGGAACACCATGCATGATCAGGACCAGGGAAACCGGCTGCATCAGCTGACGGTTTCCAAATATCTCTTTCGTCTCCGGGCGGAAACCTCCCTCCGCCTTCCACCTTACAAGGGCAGCGCCTTGCACGGTGCCTTTGGTCACGCTCTGAAGCGTATTTCCCCTTTTTATTATGAGGAACTTTGTGCATCCGGCAATGACGGAGCTGCTCCCCGGCCCTATGTTTTGTTGCCGCCTTTGGATAGCAGGGAACATTATCCTGCGGGTCATCCCTTTTCCTGCGAATTGACTCTGTTTGGCAGGGCCGAGCAGTACTTTCCTGTTTGTCATGCCGCCTTGGAGTTTCTCGGCAGGGAAATGGGGCTTGGGTTGAATCGGGGGAAGTTTACGGTTGAGGGGGTGGACAGGGCCTGTCCACCAGGCAAACCCTCGATGGCGAATTCTGCTGCGAATTCAGCGATGGATTCAGCTGCCCTTTCCTGTCTGGATATTGTGCAATTCAGTCCAATTATGATCAGGAACGATGCCCTGAGGATTTATCTCCCGACCCGCCTGCGTCTCAAGAGCGACGGGCATTTGCTTTCCGAGGCTCCAGAGTTTCACCTCTTTTTTGCCAGATTGCTGGGGCGGATCAACACCTTGGCCAGCCTGTACGGTGGAGGGAAGATGGTGGAGCCGGAGCTCCGTGAGCAGCTGTTGACATTGGCTCAGGAACGTATTCGTCTGGATGAACATACAACCGATGCCTGCTGGCAGGACTTGCCCCGTTTTTCCGGGCGACAGAAACAGTGGATGAAATTCGGCGGCCTGCTCGGGTCAGTGACCTGGCAGGGGGCGGCTGAGGATTTCCAGCCCTTTCTGCCCTACCTGGCCATTGGGGAGTGGATTCATGTGGGGGGAAAGAGCAGTTTCGGCTTGGGGAAATATGTGGTGGAGCGGTAAGGAAAGGGACAAACCGTGAGCTGTGATAACTTAGTTGGCGGGATTGAAAAAATCCTTGGCAGAGACGTTCTTATACTTTACAGTTCTTTTTGCGCGAACCTCTTTGAGACAGAAAAAACCGGGAGGTTCGCGATGCCCACGGTATGGGGGATAGAGCGGAAAATAGGGGTTTGATGCGGTTTTTGTTTGGTGCTTTTATAGAGGTTCGCGCAAACTGCGTTTTTTGTGTTGCGGAAACAGGGGGTTGTAGGGCGACGGTTGTCGTTTGACCGGTTTTGGAACGGGGTTGTACAGTCCACTATGATAATGCGTGTTTTTGGCCCGGCCTTGAAAGACCGGGCTATTGTCGGCAGTCCCTCCGGGACGCTGTTAGCTAGGTTCCAGCCCTGGAAGGGCGACCGATAATAGCCCAGCGTTTTAACGGTGGGCATAGGGACTGGATGACGTAAGGGCACGGCGCGCCGTGCCCCTCATATTTCCCAATGACAACGGGCTGGTAGGGGCGATTCGCGAATCGCCCTTACTCTTTGCTCACAACAGAGGCATTTCCGCCGATACGCCAGGGTGTTACCCTTTGCTGGTGTTATATACCCCCTTCGGGGGATGGGGGGCGGATACAACAGCGGCGGTTTTATCAGCCGGAAAAAGAATTTCCCGAATGCCCTGAAGGGGCTGTATATATCAGCGAAGGGGAACACTCTGGGGATGCTGCACCCTACGAATAAAAAAATATGAAAATACCCTACGGCGAAAGCGACTTCAAAAAGATCATCACGCAGGATTTTCTGTATGTTGACAAGACAGCTTATATCGCCGCACTGGAGAACCAGGGGAGCTTTAACATCCTGCTCCGCCCCCGCCGTTTCGGCAAAACCCTTTTTCTCTCCACCCTCCGCCATTATTACGATATCCTGCTCAAGGATGAATTCCAGGCCCTTTTCGGCCAGCTCGCCATAGGTCATAATCCCACCCCGCTCAGAAATAGCTATCAGATCCTTGAGTTTGACTTTAGCGGCATTGAAACCGGCAGCCAGGAAAGCATTCGGCAGGGCTTCTGCTGGCGGGCAGGCGATTCTTTGAGGAGGTTTCTTGTTCGTTACGGTTACAGTCAGGACGATGTCCGGCGTATTGAAGATGAGGAGAGGAACGGACCGGCGGCTATGTTGAGCTATTTTTTCGCTCTCATAGGCGAAGCGAATATCTATCTCTTCATTGATGAATACGACCATTTTGCCAACGCCATCCTTGCTGAAAGCCTGGAATTATTTACCGAGATTGTGGGTAAGGGTGGCTTTGTCCGAGCTTTTTATGAGGTCATCAAGATCGCGACGGGGCAGGGGATTGTTGACCGCCTCCTGATTACCGGCGTGACCTCCATCACCCTGGACAGCATGACCAGCGGCTTTAATATTGGTAACAATATCACCTGGCATAAGGATTTTAATCAGGCAACAGGCTTTACCGCCCAGGAAACCGGGAAACTGATTCAGCCCTTTGTCGAGGCCTGTGAGCTGAATCAGCAGGATGTGATGCAGGCCCTGGCGAATTGGTATAATGGGTATCGCTTCAGCAGCCGGGCAGAGGAAAAGATTTTTAATCCCGACATGGTCTTGTATTTTCTCAGATCTTTTGATGCGGTCGAATGCTGTTGGCCGGAGCGAATGCTGGATGATAATATTGCCTCGGATTACGGCAAGATCATGCGGCTGTTCGGCATCGGAGATCGGGATCGCAATTTTGAGGTCCTTGAAGAGTTGCTCGTCAACGGTGAGATCATCGGACTGCATAAGGGAAAGCTGGATTTGGATATGCATAAGCCCTTTGAACGCGATGACTTTATCAGCCTGCTCCTCTACATGGGTTTTATCACTATCAGCGGCACCGTGCTGAGCCAGCTGCGTTATGCGGTGCCCAATTATGATGCTTTCGTAAGAAGTTCAATTTCGTGGAAACTCGTATCGTAACTTGCTGAGTTGCCGTTATCAACTTGCTTTTCTCTGACTTTTTACCAGATCATCAATTATGTGATTCAAAAGCTCTATTACGGGTATTTCCGGGCAGAGATTGAGCAGCGGGCGCAGATTCGGGTGGAGAAACATACCCTGGAAAATGCGGTAGCGGAGCTGGCCCTGCATAATAATATCAAGCCCTTGCTGGAGGAAATCCGTAAGGTGCTGGCCTTGTTTTCCAATCGTGATTTCATGCGCATGGATGAAAAGCACATCAAGGCCGTGCTCCTGACCCTGCTCAATCAGTCGGATGTCTATTTTGTCCGCAGCGAGGCCGAGATCAATAACCGCTACCCGGACATCCTTTTGCTGGAGCGCCAGCCGATTGAGGTCCGTTATCAGTTCCTCTTTGAGTTGAAGTTCAGCAAGAAAAAGGAGGGGGAAAAGGGGATGGCGGCGAAGCGGGCTGAAGGGATTGCCCAGGTCCGAGAGTATCAGGGGCTTGCCGACATCAGATGCCTGCCCAAGCTGCAATCCTACCTCCTGCTCACCGATGGCACCGAGATTGAGGCGGTGGCGGTATGAGGGAGCAGGCAGCGTAACACTTGACCCGGATTTTATCCTGTTGTAAGGTGCAGGTTGTCGTCTGCAAAAAGCGGACGGTGGAAAAAGAACAAAATTGTCAGAAGTAAAAAATATGAATAATATCAATAACCACGGCTCGTCCGGGTGATTGAAATGCAAAAAGGAGGAAAAATAGAGAAAGTCTTGTGTATTTAGTATGTTACGAGAAAGGTGGTAGTCGTTATGAGCCGCACGTTGATTTCATTGAGAAAAATGGAATTTTTCAGGGTTTGGAGAGCGTCGGGGAGTCGTCGAAGCGGCATGAGCCGCAAATGGCCATATAGGTATTCGATTTCATTAAGCGAAAAAAGGGTACTGTTGTGGACTTGACCGGTTTTGGAACGGGGTTACGACCTGTTGCTATTGCCCAAAAACAATACATTCGGCTGGTTGTGGACTTGACCGGTTTTGGAACGGGGTTACGACCGGATACTCTGTTTCTTTTTGCCGCGTCTTCGTTGCTGTTGTCGATTTGACCGGTTTTGGAACGGGGTTACGACGTAGGGGCGGACCTATGTGTCCGCCCAATTCGCACCACAATTTGGGTTGTTCCAGGGCAGACACGCGGGTCGGCCCCTACATTATTTCCCGGATTATAAGGGGGGTGTAGGGGCGATTCGCGAATCGCCTTTACTCTTTGACCGCAACGCAGGCATTTCCTCCGATACGCCAGGGTGTTACCCTTTGCTGGAGTTATATACCCCCTTCGGGGGATGGGGGGCTGATACAATAGCGGCGGTTTTATCAGCCGGAAAACGAATTCCCCGAATGCCCTGAAAGGGCTGTATATATCAGCCAAGGGTAACACCCTGGCGATGCTGGATCGTAGGGGCGACTGGCGGTCGCCCGGTTAAAACAAGGAGAACACCATGTGCCGAATCAACCCCAGGGTGGATTTCGCCTGTAAAAAAATCGTTGGCAGCAAAGAGAACAAGGACCTTGGAGCAAAGATGCGGCAGGAGGCCGGTTTATAACCATGCTTGAACTGGAAACCGGTGACCCCTGGAACGGAGAAAAGAAACCCGCTTCTTCCTCCCGATTTCTCCTCCCCTTTTCCTACACCCTCTCCCCCGCCAATATTGCTGCGATTAAACCTGATCAGCTCTGCTTCCGGCAAATCCAACCCAAAAAAGACTTTGATCGTGAACGTCTCCTGTATTTCACCGCAGAAACCGCCAACGTGCTCTTTCAACGGGCGATCTGGGCTGAAATTGATGCCGACCTTTGGCACAATGCGGGATGCAGCGGACCCTTTTGTTTTCAATCTGTTTATCGTGATACCATAGAGCCGGTTGCAGTAACTCTGTCTCCTCCCCGCTTAGTCCTCTTTGAAGGGCAGGCTGATGACCGTTTCGCCCATCCCCCTCTCCGGCATGGCTTCCTGATTCAGGATATTTTTTTTCCAGAGACCGATTCTGCACATCGAGCTCCTTGCCTGGATGACCTGCTGGAATTTAATGAGTTGTTTCGATATATCGATAGCCCCTTTCCTGAGCACCGTTATCGCTTTGCAAATGCTCTGGAAGATTTTCCAGCTGATTATGTCACCGGACGGAAGATCGGTCAAACCACGGGGAAGGACCCCTTTTTTTGTTATAAAAGCCGCTGGCTTTCTCTCCTTTACGGAGTCCCTCTCCGTATGGATGACGGGCAATACCTTATGCCGGTTCCACCATCGAATATCTCCTGCGAACAGCACAACCTGCTGGAAAATCATCTCTCCTGCACCAGCAATAACTGCCTCCTCTATGCCGATAACCGGGCCTTTGTCTGGACAGCAGCCATTATAAAAGGTGGTGGCTCTGCCTTGGCTGAGCAGTACAGGAGAAAAAACGCGGTTGCTGATCCCTGGGAATTCGGCCATTGGTGCAGATTGCTCAATGTGGATAACCCGGCGGGAAGCCCGGCAGAGACCCATTGTGTCAGAGCGTTTGAAAAGCAATGGGCCAGCGAGCGTACCTATCAGCGCTGGGCAGAGTGGGGCACCTGGTACGGCTACTGCTACCATAGCGGTGCAATGCTGGCTGATTCTAGGGAAGAACCACCCCTGTGGCGGTATTTCGGGGAAATGTATTTTGATCAGGTACTCCTTCTCATGTACCTGCGGATCACATTATTTGCCTTCAGCAGGGAGCTCACTCGCATGAATCAGGGTGATTCTGAACAGCGTGATGAATTCAGCATGTTGCGGTCCTCTTTTGCCAAGTTTACCAACCTGTACCAATTTCCTTTGATTTCGAACCAACAACAGGGCCTGGAGATGTACAAGGCTGCCCGGAAGAGCATGGATATCGATGATCTCTTCAAGGAGGTGCAGGAGGAGATCAGCAGCACCCATGAGTTTTTGGAGATGAAGGCAAGTCGAAAATTGGGAACGATGGCAAATATCATTGCCTTGTTCGCTGCTATTGCCGCCTTTGGTTCTTTACTAACGGAGGATCTCCGTCAGAATGTTTTTGCGTATTTTGCTGAAGACAAGAGCAGGGGAGCGTTTTTGTTTCTTGCTGTCTCGCTTGTCTATGTTGGCCGAAAGCAGATTGCGCACCTTGGGAAGGTGCTGCGTGGTAAATTTACTAAAATAAGGAGGAAAATGTTATAACGCAGGAATAATTCCTTCGGGTAGTGTCGCATGCACACACCAGAAAGCTTGGTGACTAAATAAAAGCTTTGATATACCAGCTCAGGATGATCGTCCTTGAGTATAACTGCCCCACCATATATTAACTCAACAACAAAGAAATAATATGGCCTATTATCTGCGCGTTGAAGGAGTAAATCTTGATAATTTTGTTTACGACAGCAGTAACCTTGCCTCTATTCGGGGCGGGGGGCTGCTCCTGCTGGATGCTATAGAAAGGGTGGCAGGGGAACTCAAAAGGATAGTCGGCGCAGAGGCTGTGCAGCCCATCAGCACCGGTGCCTCATCCGGTTTGTTCAAATTGGAATTGTCCAAACAACAGTCTGCGGATATCCGAGGAGATATTGTCAGGTTCCTGCATAAGGATCCACAATTGCAACATGCTACCTTTGTTGTTGATCTGCTGGAGAGAAAGGGCAATATGAATTTTGCAGAGACCCAAAATCAGCTGGCTGCCGCCAATCACTGGCAGCAAATGCAGGCTCCGTCTCTGGCAATTCCTAAGCCAGCCGATAATGTCTGTTCTTTTGACAAAATACGACCTGCGCAGAAAATAATTTATCCCGGTGGAACAGCAACCCAGGTTTCCACCTCAATTTTTCAGCGGAGGGAGTACGGCACTGAACAGAAAAAAAGCGAGTTCTACCGGCAGCGGCTCACGACGGATATACCCGATCTTGCTTTCACCGATAACTTGGAAGAATTAACTGCGGCCCCGATGAAAGGGGGCTTGCATCATAAGATGGCGGTTATCTATATTGACGGTAATAAATTCGGTAAGTTCCTGCGAACGCATTGTAAGGATGAGGACTCCCAGATTCGTTTTGACCAGTCAATGAAGCAAGGCCGAAACGCTATCTTGGACCATTTGATCCGAACGGCATGGGAGGATAGCAAGCAGGGCTGGAAAACGCCCAAAGGACAAATACGCATGGAAACCCTGCTTTGGGGCGGCGATGAAATCATCTGGGTGGTGCCAGCCTGGCTCGGTTTTTCTGTACTGGAGATGTTTTATTCCTTAGCGCAAGAGCATATTACCTTTGCCAAAACAGAGGATGAGAAAAAAGGCCCTGGTAAACGGAAACAGAAGAGAGGAAAGAAGCAAAAACAGGCAGCCCCGAAAATCCATCAGCTTCAGCATGCAGCAGGTCTGGTATTTTGCTACCATAAGGCTCCTATCCAACGGATGGTGAAGTTAGCGAAAAAACTGGCTGAGTTAGCTAAAGAACAAAGCGAAAAGAACCTGCTGGCCTATCAGGTTTTTGAATCCTTTGACCATGCTGGCACAGACCTGGAAACATGGCGGCAACAGCGGGCAGAACCTCTCTGTGGCCCGGAAGGGTTATTTATCCGCCCTGAAGATATCAAGAAAATCCAAGGTCATATTCTCAGCCTAAAAGGTGCAGCAGATTTGACAGACTCCTGCACTACAGAATTTCCCCGCCGCAAGCTATATCAGGTCATTGAGGCCTTAAAAAACAGAGATCAGGAGAGAGCACAACGATTCTATAAAAACTTGGAGAAGGATCATTCGAACCACCTCGAAACCCTGGAACAATTGAAACCGCTACTCTCCGGTCCAAATACCAACTCGGATGCTGGTTCGGATGGGCATTGGCTCCATTTGATTGATCTCTGGGATTACATGGGCTTGCATGAAGGAAATATGGCTCAGGAGGTGCATGATGAAACGGTATGATGTGCAAATTGAACTGACTGTTGCCGGACCTTTGCTTACGGCCTCTTCAGAACCAGGTGATTTGGGCCTGGACATGATTATCGCTCGCACTGATGATTGCCCGTATATCCCCGGTACCTTGCTATCCGGGAAACTGGATCAGGCCTGGCAGGAGATAGAGGGGGCGGCACCTGAGCTTTTTGCAGCGAATCGGGCTGCCTTGCTGGGAGAGCGCAATGAAAACAAAGAGCCTCTGCGCAAACAGCTCTTTTTTTCCGACCTGAACCTGACAGAACAGGATGTGCAGAAAATACAGAGCGAAGCTGTCCAGCACAGGGTAACCATTGATAAGGAACGGGGAGCAGCGAGCCAGCAGCAGCTTGTGGCTATGGAAAGTCCCTTTGCCCAGGGTGATCGGTTTACCTTTATAGGCAAGGTGATCTTTTTCGCGCCTGAAGAGCGAGGTGAGGAAATTCTTCATTCCTTGGATGTTGGTTTGCGCTGGCTTTCTCAACTGGGTGGCATGCGGACCATTGGTTATGGTCGGGTGGCAAAGGCCGCTGTGTTGGAATCGGCAACAAAACGAGCTCCGTTGACGTGGCCTGATACGGTTACCATCACAAGTTTGCAAGCCAAAGCCCCCACAAATCATAATAAGGTCTGCCTGAGAATCACCCCCCAATATCCCTTCTGTCTTTCTAAACCGCAGGCAGCTGATAATCTTTTTGAATCGAATGAGATTATTTCCGGGGCCGCTGTGCTTGGCTCCATCGTCACCACCTGGAATAATCTCTGCGGCAGCAGGGGGAAAACAGTTACCGTGCTCAAGGATTCGGAGCGAAGAGAGTTGAAGGAAAATTTCAACAATCTGCGGATCAGCCATGCCTTTCCTGTTCATGGAGCAGCGCCTAGACCGGTGGCCTTGCCCAAGTCTCTTGTCAAAATTGCAGGTGAAGAGGAGTGGTATGATGTGGCTCTGGCAGATAAGCCCTGCCTGATCAATAAGCAGGTTCCTGATTTTGCTATTGATTGGAAAGATGACGCTGCGGTGAAAAAGGATTTCGGCTGGTTAAAGCTGCGGAGGCAGCTTCGAGTTCGCACCGGTATTGAACCGGAACTCCTTCGAGCAGCAGAAAATGAGCTTTTTTCTCAGGAGCAGATCATCCCGGATGGGCATTGCTGGCTGGCCACCCTGGATATGAATCAGGTTCCAGAGGGAGAACAGGACAAGGTGCTGGTCCAGTTCTGTTCTCTGATCAGCCAAGGG is drawn from Candidatus Electrothrix aestuarii and contains these coding sequences:
- a CDS encoding saccharopine dehydrogenase family protein, with the protein product MKKNVLIIGAGGVGSVVTHKCAQYNDILGDICLASRTQSKCEEIIAAVHEKNNLKDKERQLFTRQVDASEIDNVVQLIKETASEIVINVGSTFINKPIIDACLATETAYIDTSVHEDSEALNLSYPWYAHFEWKRRPFFAKKGLTAVLSVGFDPGVVNAYSAYALKHEFDKIHSIDIMDVNAGDHGKYFATNFDPEVNFREIVEEVGYWEDRQWKECPPHSRVMEFDFPEVGTRKVYLMGHDELHSLPSHIDAEHIRFWMGFSEHYLNCFNTLKNIGLLNHKPVITDEGQVVVPLKVLKACLPNPSSLAPEYTGKTCIGNLITGEKDGKEKSIFLYNICDHQQCYEEVGAQAISYTAGVPPVAAALLVADGRWDVQEMKNVEELDPDPFLELLDKIGLSTQLRYIKGKNNVVDKNLY
- the cas6 gene encoding CRISPR system precrRNA processing endoribonuclease RAMP protein Cas6, translating into MHDQDQGNRLHQLTVSKYLFRLRAETSLRLPPYKGSALHGAFGHALKRISPFYYEELCASGNDGAAPRPYVLLPPLDSREHYPAGHPFSCELTLFGRAEQYFPVCHAALEFLGREMGLGLNRGKFTVEGVDRACPPGKPSMANSAANSAMDSAALSCLDIVQFSPIMIRNDALRIYLPTRLRLKSDGHLLSEAPEFHLFFARLLGRINTLASLYGGGKMVEPELREQLLTLAQERIRLDEHTTDACWQDLPRFSGRQKQWMKFGGLLGSVTWQGAAEDFQPFLPYLAIGEWIHVGGKSSFGLGKYVVER
- a CDS encoding SET domain-containing protein, which translates into the protein MLLIKTYIDKSPIHGIGVFASEFIKKGTVIWEFNPLVDIILTPDQFKELPEVMQEFAEYISIPYPYGADNYCLSLDNGQYMNHSFDPNMGPCPERGVVDIALRDIPKGAEVMVDYSVEDHRTDWAELFKE
- a CDS encoding PD-(D/E)XK nuclease domain-containing protein, giving the protein MIQKLYYGYFRAEIEQRAQIRVEKHTLENAVAELALHNNIKPLLEEIRKVLALFSNRDFMRMDEKHIKAVLLTLLNQSDVYFVRSEAEINNRYPDILLLERQPIEVRYQFLFELKFSKKKEGEKGMAAKRAEGIAQVREYQGLADIRCLPKLQSYLLLTDGTEIEAVAV
- a CDS encoding AAA family ATPase, which codes for MKIPYGESDFKKIITQDFLYVDKTAYIAALENQGSFNILLRPRRFGKTLFLSTLRHYYDILLKDEFQALFGQLAIGHNPTPLRNSYQILEFDFSGIETGSQESIRQGFCWRAGDSLRRFLVRYGYSQDDVRRIEDEERNGPAAMLSYFFALIGEANIYLFIDEYDHFANAILAESLELFTEIVGKGGFVRAFYEVIKIATGQGIVDRLLITGVTSITLDSMTSGFNIGNNITWHKDFNQATGFTAQETGKLIQPFVEACELNQQDVMQALANWYNGYRFSSRAEEKIFNPDMVLYFLRSFDAVECCWPERMLDDNIASDYGKIMRLFGIGDRDRNFEVLEELLVNGEIIGLHKGKLDLDMHKPFERDDFISLLLYMGFITISGTVLSQLRYAVPNYDAFVRSSISWKLVS
- a CDS encoding transketolase, with protein sequence MSLKFNPAASELTAEEIATLKEMRTRCAKRILLSTSLAASGHPGGSLSSLDMLLVAYGLINHDPSNPRMAERDRMVESIGHISPGVYSVLAENGYFSEEDFLIGFRRTGSGFPGHVESIVPGVEWDTGNLGQGLSTAVGMAHAFKIQGKKNRVFCLMGDGEQQKGQITEAIRHAVKYKLDNLTVLIDRNQLQICGSTEDIMPQCMQKLYGGLGFNPVVVKEGHDYQALYQAMRDAYRNISGVPTVLVVKTVMGKGISFMENKAKYHGSPLPPDMLADALAELGVENDFEQWKERRNEPVSTATIMPPRADYPDVKPGEPIVYAADEKTDCRSGYGNALLGLAEANNMPDQPPVITGVSCDLEGSVKMGDFHKHSPGGYLELGIQEHHAAATAGAMSCENMVTFFSTFGSFAVSEVYNQNRLNDFNHANIKVVATHVGLDVGEDGPTHQCIDYLGLMKNYFRFSAFIPCDPNQTDRIIRYIATQPGNHFVGMGRSKTPTITKEDGSVFYDADYVFTPGKADWLRQGTDATIITYGAVTPACIEAWQILKDAGKSVGVLNMASLIPLDEQAVADAATIGPIVTAEDHHADTGLGASVAMTLMDKGLSPKLRRLGVKQYGGSGSPADLYKQQGLDGASIAATVQELLG
- a CDS encoding RAMP superfamily CRISPR-associated protein: MMKRYDVQIELTVAGPLLTASSEPGDLGLDMIIARTDDCPYIPGTLLSGKLDQAWQEIEGAAPELFAANRAALLGERNENKEPLRKQLFFSDLNLTEQDVQKIQSEAVQHRVTIDKERGAASQQQLVAMESPFAQGDRFTFIGKVIFFAPEERGEEILHSLDVGLRWLSQLGGMRTIGYGRVAKAAVLESATKRAPLTWPDTVTITSLQAKAPTNHNKVCLRITPQYPFCLSKPQAADNLFESNEIISGAAVLGSIVTTWNNLCGSRGKTVTVLKDSERRELKENFNNLRISHAFPVHGAAPRPVALPKSLVKIAGEEEWYDVALADKPCLINKQVPDFAIDWKDDAAVKKDFGWLKLRRQLRVRTGIEPELLRAAENELFSQEQIIPDGHCWLATLDMNQVPEGEQDKVLVQFCSLISQGVFGLGKTKTPFMIECLEAEKGWQSTKPSHAEPLAGDLWIITLQTDTLLGSPEHLNESSGAEELRHMYAKAWQELSDGTLELVRYFASQHLSGGEWLRRTMQQDRKYRPWLLTDAGSVFVLRAAPGVESGSAGKHVQQWLRHGLPLKGDVRKYYDLDREGMEPWQCCPYLPEGGYGEIAVNLDVHTERYLAEHYDFIETIESTDTLTEEVEHA